In the genome of Phycisphaeraceae bacterium, one region contains:
- the dcm gene encoding DNA (cytosine-5-)-methyltransferase yields the protein MSERPLIANEFFAGMGLVRLALERAGVRVAYANDIDALKERLYNAVFADGGPSHFDRRDIAQVRAEDLPHADLWTASFPCTDLSLAGGRAGIHAGQSGAVWELLRLLEETPLDRRPRRLLFENVMGLLSSNGGGDLRALVLALNHLGYGVDAVKADAAWFTAQSRPRLFLIASPIDELPPADLDTIRADKVRHQSILDAMRKHDDLRWHARETPPLPQRAVTLAFIVEDPPESDPLWWDDERTAYFLAQVHPGHASVVERMREGDAFSYATAFRRVRAIGKGKDAEKKSLVELRTDGLAGCLRLPKGGSAKQMLLRAGKGAARVRYLTPRECASLQGVPLDRVPTGFRAAEILTGLGDAVCVPAVAWVLRSFVLDANPALSEGASR from the coding sequence GTGAGCGAACGCCCCCTCATCGCCAACGAGTTCTTCGCCGGCATGGGCCTGGTGCGCCTCGCGCTCGAGCGCGCCGGGGTGCGCGTCGCGTACGCCAACGACATCGACGCGCTCAAGGAGCGCCTCTACAACGCGGTGTTCGCGGATGGCGGGCCCTCGCACTTCGACCGGCGCGACATCGCGCAGGTGCGCGCCGAGGACCTGCCCCACGCCGACCTGTGGACCGCGTCGTTCCCGTGCACCGACCTCTCGCTCGCCGGTGGGCGCGCCGGCATCCACGCCGGGCAGTCGGGCGCGGTCTGGGAACTGCTGCGCCTGCTGGAAGAGACGCCGCTCGACAGGCGCCCGCGCCGGCTGCTGTTCGAGAATGTCATGGGGCTGCTCTCGTCCAACGGGGGCGGCGACCTGCGCGCGCTCGTGCTGGCGCTCAACCACCTCGGCTACGGCGTCGACGCGGTGAAGGCCGACGCCGCGTGGTTCACGGCGCAGAGCCGCCCCCGCCTGTTCCTCATCGCGTCGCCGATCGACGAACTCCCGCCCGCCGATCTCGACACGATCAGGGCCGACAAGGTGCGCCACCAGTCGATCCTTGACGCGATGCGCAAGCACGACGACCTGCGCTGGCACGCGCGCGAGACGCCCCCCCTGCCGCAACGCGCCGTCACGCTCGCGTTCATCGTCGAAGACCCCCCGGAGAGCGACCCGCTCTGGTGGGACGACGAGCGCACGGCGTACTTCCTCGCGCAGGTGCACCCCGGGCACGCGTCCGTGGTCGAGCGCATGCGCGAGGGCGACGCGTTCTCGTACGCGACCGCCTTCCGGCGCGTGCGCGCGATCGGCAAGGGCAAGGACGCCGAGAAGAAAAGTCTCGTCGAACTCCGCACCGATGGGCTTGCCGGCTGCCTGCGCCTGCCCAAGGGCGGCAGCGCGAAGCAGATGCTGCTGCGCGCCGGCAAGGGCGCGGCGAGGGTGCGCTATCTGACGCCGCGCGAGTGCGCGTCGCTGCAGGGCGTGCCCCTCGATCGCGTGCCGACCGGCTTTCGCGCCGCGGAGATCCTCACGGGCCTGGGCGACGCGGTGTGCGTGCCGGCGGTGGCGTGGGTGCTGCGCTCGTTCGTGCTCGACGCGAATCCGGCGCTCAGCGAGGGCGCGTCGCGGTGA
- the arsM gene encoding arsenite methyltransferase, with protein sequence MADAPNRPESAHDVREKVREGYAAIAERGVWLGENTPETQAKSGCCTPAPAPRKGLTLKVSSCCGGSDAEASSSSGGGGCCGVTTLDADSLAQQIGYSKDELAGLPADANLGLSCGNPTALASLTPGEVVVDLGSGAGFDCFLAGPRVGPIGRAIGVDMTPKMLDKARANLAHYRQSTGLDNVEFRLGEIENLPLADASADVVISNCVINLSPDKRRVWNEIARVLRPGGRVAISDLALRKPLPEGVLQMVEAWIGCVSGASLLSELERDAKAAGLTDVTLEEKPGYVDALVSSSDPLYQKIIAMLPAGATAADYITSVNITATRPR encoded by the coding sequence ATGGCAGACGCCCCCAACCGTCCGGAATCCGCGCACGACGTTCGCGAGAAGGTCCGCGAGGGCTACGCCGCCATCGCCGAACGCGGCGTCTGGCTCGGCGAGAACACCCCCGAAACTCAGGCCAAGTCCGGCTGCTGCACCCCCGCCCCCGCCCCGCGCAAGGGCCTCACCCTCAAGGTCTCCTCCTGCTGCGGCGGATCCGACGCCGAAGCATCGTCATCCTCCGGCGGCGGGGGCTGCTGCGGCGTCACCACCCTCGACGCCGACTCACTCGCCCAGCAGATCGGATACTCCAAAGACGAACTCGCCGGACTCCCGGCCGACGCCAACCTCGGGCTGTCCTGCGGCAACCCCACCGCCCTCGCCTCCCTCACCCCCGGGGAGGTCGTCGTCGACCTGGGCAGCGGCGCCGGCTTCGACTGCTTCCTCGCCGGCCCTCGCGTCGGCCCGATCGGACGCGCCATCGGCGTCGACATGACCCCCAAGATGCTTGACAAGGCGCGCGCCAACCTCGCGCACTACCGCCAGAGCACCGGGCTCGACAACGTCGAGTTCCGCCTGGGCGAGATCGAGAACCTCCCCCTCGCCGACGCCAGCGCCGATGTCGTCATCAGCAACTGCGTGATCAACCTCTCGCCCGACAAGCGGCGGGTGTGGAACGAGATCGCGCGCGTGCTCAGGCCGGGCGGGCGCGTCGCGATCAGCGACCTCGCGCTGCGCAAGCCCCTGCCCGAGGGCGTGCTGCAGATGGTCGAGGCGTGGATCGGCTGCGTCTCCGGCGCGTCCCTGCTCAGCGAACTCGAGCGCGACGCGAAGGCCGCCGGTCTCACCGATGTCACGCTGGAAGAAAAGCCCGGCTATGTCGACGCGCTCGTCTCGAGCAGCGACCCGCTGTATCAGAAGATCATCGCGATGCTGCCCGCCGGTGCCACGGCTGCGGACTACATCACGAGCGTGAACATCACCGCGACGCGCCCTCGCTGA
- a CDS encoding DUF4230 domain-containing protein encodes MTELILISLGLVLGGLLVGGGFLLLRRAGKSAPEVSTFTTIAERVRSVGKLVGLEVYAKEIATSTKGWGWLPPILMSQARVAFIFHFEKQYAVELSRVDAKDVEELPSANGRRRFAIKLPPIEGALRLTDLEPYDIQAGRMLMLLDVIQLNATTQKELIKRAQEQAAELYRRYDAKYQQEAQRAIEKHLTSLLSLFEVDVEIRWSPSVKTGEAREVEVGERVTAATRA; translated from the coding sequence ATGACCGAACTGATCCTCATCTCGCTCGGGCTGGTTCTCGGGGGTCTGCTCGTGGGGGGCGGGTTCCTGCTCCTGCGGCGGGCCGGCAAGAGCGCCCCCGAGGTCTCGACCTTCACCACGATCGCCGAGCGGGTGCGCAGCGTGGGCAAGCTGGTCGGGCTCGAGGTCTACGCCAAGGAGATCGCGACGAGCACCAAGGGGTGGGGGTGGCTGCCCCCGATCCTGATGTCGCAGGCGCGGGTCGCGTTCATCTTCCACTTCGAGAAGCAGTACGCCGTCGAGCTCTCGCGCGTGGACGCGAAGGATGTCGAGGAGCTCCCGAGCGCCAACGGGCGCCGACGCTTCGCGATCAAACTCCCCCCGATCGAGGGCGCGCTGCGCCTGACCGATCTGGAGCCCTACGACATCCAGGCGGGTCGCATGCTCATGCTCCTCGACGTGATCCAGTTGAACGCGACGACGCAGAAAGAACTGATCAAGCGCGCCCAGGAGCAGGCGGCCGAGCTCTACCGGCGCTACGACGCGAAGTACCAGCAGGAGGCGCAGCGCGCCATCGAGAAGCACCTGACCTCGCTGCTGTCGCTCTTCGAGGTCGATGTCGAGATCCGCTGGTCTCCCAGCGTCAAGACCGGCGAGGCGCGCGAGGTCGAGGTCGGCGAGCGCGTGACCGCCGCCACCCGCGCCTGA
- the deoC gene encoding deoxyribose-phosphate aldolase produces MAPEPHAAIPDDLASRIDHTLLKPEATPDQIDRLVDEALAHRFASVCVNGYYLPRVVQRLTESPPPARGRGQGEGLLSGERQGEKHAVKACVVASFPLGAMTPVGRALECTNLAKLGAQEIDIVAFLPHLLAKDADSLASDLIETVRQVRAVSRSIVVKVILETAALRALAGNDAEFEAMLAAGCEGARRSGCDFVKTSTGFHSAGGATVDAVRLLRKHAGQGEGALKVKASGGIRTRDDALRMLDAGADRLGCSSGVAIVAGGTGTGAY; encoded by the coding sequence ATGGCCCCAGAACCCCACGCCGCGATCCCCGACGACCTCGCTTCCCGCATCGACCACACCCTCCTCAAGCCCGAAGCCACCCCCGACCAGATCGACCGCCTCGTCGACGAGGCACTCGCTCACCGCTTCGCCTCCGTCTGCGTCAACGGGTACTACCTCCCACGCGTCGTCCAGCGCCTGACAGAATCCCCCCCTCCCGCTCGCGGGAGGGGGCAGGGGGAGGGTCTTCTGTCCGGCGAGCGGCAGGGCGAGAAGCACGCCGTCAAGGCCTGCGTCGTCGCCTCTTTCCCCCTCGGCGCGATGACCCCCGTCGGGCGCGCCCTCGAGTGCACCAACCTCGCGAAGCTCGGCGCGCAGGAGATCGACATCGTCGCCTTCCTGCCGCACCTGCTCGCCAAAGACGCCGATTCCCTCGCGTCCGACCTCATCGAAACCGTGCGCCAGGTGCGCGCCGTTTCACGCTCCATCGTGGTGAAGGTCATCCTCGAGACCGCCGCCCTGCGCGCCCTCGCCGGCAACGACGCCGAGTTTGAAGCCATGCTCGCCGCCGGCTGCGAGGGCGCGCGACGCAGCGGGTGCGATTTCGTCAAGACCTCCACCGGCTTCCACAGCGCCGGCGGCGCCACAGTCGACGCCGTCCGCCTGCTGCGCAAACACGCCGGCCAGGGCGAGGGCGCGCTCAAGGTCAAAGCGTCCGGAGGCATCCGCACGCGCGACGACGCGCTGCGCATGCTCGACGCCGGCGCCGACCGGCTGGGGTGCTCGTCGGGCGTCGCGATCGTCGCTGGGGGGACGGGAACCGGGGCCTATTAA
- the tuf gene encoding elongation factor Tu, which produces MAKGVFARTKPHVNVGTIGHIDHGKSTLTAALSARSAVRHGGTPKSYADITKGGTVRDASKTVTIHSSHTEYETDARHYAHVDCPGHADYVKNMITGAAQMDGAILVVSAADGPMPQTREHVLLARQVGVPYIVVFLNKVDLVDDPELLDLVEMEVRELLNKYDFPGDDIPVVRGQAKACIENPHDDAASKGVDELLAALDSYIPEPQREADKPFLMSVEDVFSIKGRGTVATGRIERGMMKVGDEVEIVGLREDKKKTVVTGVEMFNKTLDSGIAGDNVGALLRGVEKADIERGQVLCKPGSITPHTKFKGEVYVLTKEEGGRHTPFFSGYKPQFYFRTTDVTGSVTLAGGVEMCMPGDNIEVEVDLGEKPIAMEKGLRFAVREGGRTVGSGVVTEIIA; this is translated from the coding sequence ATGGCCAAGGGCGTCTTTGCGCGTACGAAACCCCACGTCAACGTCGGCACGATCGGTCACATCGACCACGGCAAGAGCACGCTGACCGCGGCGCTCTCCGCCCGTTCGGCGGTCCGTCACGGCGGCACCCCGAAGTCGTACGCCGACATCACCAAGGGCGGCACGGTCCGTGACGCCTCCAAGACCGTCACCATCCACTCGTCGCACACCGAGTACGAGACCGACGCGCGTCACTACGCGCACGTCGACTGCCCGGGCCACGCCGACTACGTCAAGAACATGATCACCGGCGCCGCCCAGATGGACGGCGCGATCCTCGTCGTCTCCGCCGCCGACGGCCCCATGCCCCAGACCCGCGAGCACGTCCTGCTCGCCCGTCAGGTCGGCGTGCCCTACATCGTCGTCTTCCTGAACAAGGTCGACCTCGTCGACGACCCCGAGCTCCTCGACCTGGTCGAGATGGAAGTCCGCGAGCTCCTCAACAAGTACGACTTCCCCGGCGACGACATCCCCGTCGTTCGCGGCCAGGCCAAGGCCTGCATCGAGAACCCGCACGACGACGCCGCCTCCAAGGGCGTTGACGAGCTCCTCGCCGCCCTCGACTCCTACATCCCCGAGCCCCAGCGCGAGGCCGACAAGCCCTTCCTCATGTCCGTCGAGGACGTGTTCTCGATCAAGGGTCGCGGCACGGTCGCCACCGGTCGTATCGAGCGCGGCATGATGAAGGTCGGCGACGAAGTCGAGATCGTCGGTCTGCGCGAGGACAAGAAGAAGACCGTCGTCACCGGCGTCGAGATGTTCAACAAGACCCTCGACTCGGGCATCGCGGGCGACAACGTCGGCGCGCTCCTGCGCGGCGTCGAGAAGGCGGACATCGAGCGCGGGCAGGTCCTCTGCAAGCCCGGCTCGATCACCCCCCACACCAAGTTCAAGGGCGAGGTCTACGTCCTCACCAAGGAAGAGGGCGGGCGTCACACCCCGTTCTTCTCCGGCTACAAGCCCCAGTTCTACTTCCGCACCACCGACGTGACCGGCTCGGTCACCCTGGCCGGCGGCGTCGAGATGTGCATGCCCGGCGACAACATCGAGGTCGAGGTCGACCTGGGCGAGAAGCCCATCGCCATGGAGAAGGGCCTCCGCTTCGCCGTCCGCGAGGGCGGGCGCACGGTCGGCTCGGGCGTCGTCACCGAAATCATCGCGTGA
- the rpmG gene encoding 50S ribosomal protein L33 — protein sequence MAKKKGEARESVWLQCTETGALNYRTSVNVKGGMPEKLKAGMNKYCPELRKHTLHKIKRK from the coding sequence ATGGCAAAGAAAAAAGGCGAAGCCCGCGAGTCCGTGTGGCTCCAGTGCACCGAGACCGGGGCGCTCAACTACCGAACCAGCGTCAACGTGAAGGGCGGCATGCCCGAGAAGCTCAAGGCGGGCATGAACAAGTACTGCCCCGAGCTGCGCAAGCACACGCTCCATAAGATCAAGCGCAAGTAA
- the secE gene encoding preprotein translocase subunit SecE → MAIGVYKPGQGYWTRVGTAVGIAIVGLTGAFWLWGELETVRLGNLEPVITQAIAAGVITLFTALITYYLVGLKPKTNEFLISVDQEMKKVNWSTRREIIGSTYVVIFIAAALAVIIYTIDLLLAAFFNAIDLLQLG, encoded by the coding sequence ATGGCCATCGGCGTTTACAAACCCGGTCAGGGATACTGGACTCGCGTCGGCACCGCCGTGGGCATCGCGATCGTCGGGCTGACCGGCGCGTTCTGGCTGTGGGGCGAGCTCGAGACGGTCCGCCTTGGCAACCTCGAGCCGGTGATCACCCAGGCCATCGCCGCGGGCGTGATCACGCTCTTCACCGCCCTGATCACCTACTACCTGGTCGGCCTCAAGCCTAAGACCAACGAGTTCCTGATCAGCGTCGACCAGGAGATGAAGAAGGTCAACTGGTCGACCCGGCGCGAGATCATCGGCTCGACCTATGTCGTGATCTTCATCGCCGCCGCCCTCGCGGTGATCATCTACACGATCGACCTGCTGCTCGCCGCGTTCTTCAACGCGATCGATCTGCTCCAGCTGGGCTGA
- the nusG gene encoding transcription termination/antitermination factor NusG, which produces MPEDTTHEHETSTQPEAPAERSGVIAAGEEVTQAGMNWFVLRVASNKESHVRDTLLRKVQIEGMTHLVGRILVPTEKTKTIKGGKQRITETKLYPGYIFVEMQLEDDGRIPQDVFFLIKETTGVGDFVGTSGRPVPMQSHEIEKMLLDSRKPEELPVVKMAWNKGDHVMIKEGPFENYEGTVDEVFPEKGTVRVLVTIFGRQAPIDLEEWQVGKVDEE; this is translated from the coding sequence ATGCCCGAAGACACGACCCACGAGCACGAGACCTCCACCCAGCCCGAAGCCCCGGCCGAGCGCTCCGGCGTGATCGCCGCCGGCGAGGAGGTCACGCAGGCAGGGATGAACTGGTTCGTCCTGCGCGTCGCGTCCAACAAAGAGAGCCACGTGCGCGACACCCTGCTCCGCAAGGTGCAGATCGAGGGCATGACCCACCTCGTCGGGCGCATCCTCGTGCCCACAGAGAAGACCAAGACCATCAAGGGCGGCAAGCAGCGCATCACCGAGACCAAGCTCTACCCGGGCTACATCTTCGTCGAGATGCAGCTCGAGGACGACGGGCGCATCCCCCAGGATGTGTTCTTCCTGATCAAAGAGACCACCGGCGTGGGCGACTTCGTCGGCACCTCGGGGCGCCCGGTCCCCATGCAGTCCCACGAGATCGAGAAGATGCTCCTCGACTCGCGCAAGCCCGAAGAGCTCCCGGTCGTCAAGATGGCCTGGAACAAGGGCGACCACGTGATGATCAAGGAAGGGCCCTTCGAGAACTACGAGGGCACCGTCGACGAGGTCTTCCCCGAGAAGGGAACCGTGCGCGTCCTGGTCACCATCTTCGGTCGTCAGGCGCCCATCGACCTCGAAGAGTGGCAGGTCGGCAAGGTGGATGAAGAGTAA
- the rpsI gene encoding 30S ribosomal protein S9, with the protein MADFQMNSGELGGSLGSTAAAAALAAASGTPVVEARPARQAQEPDAQGWWHGTGRRKTATARARIKPGTGTIEIIVSRKKARPVEEMFSEERDRNDIVAPLKITGTQSKMDVKLRLAGGGYMGQAQAARLAIARALVAYDPSTFEALRDEGFLTRDARKVERKKYGQAGARRRFQFSKR; encoded by the coding sequence ATGGCTGACTTTCAGATGAACTCGGGTGAACTGGGCGGCTCGCTTGGCTCCACCGCCGCGGCCGCTGCCCTCGCCGCCGCCAGCGGCACGCCCGTCGTTGAGGCCCGCCCCGCCCGTCAGGCCCAGGAGCCCGACGCGCAGGGATGGTGGCACGGCACCGGGCGTCGCAAGACCGCCACCGCTCGCGCTCGCATCAAGCCCGGCACCGGCACCATCGAGATCATCGTCTCGCGCAAGAAGGCCCGCCCGGTCGAAGAGATGTTCTCCGAAGAGCGCGATCGCAACGACATCGTCGCCCCGCTCAAGATCACCGGCACGCAGTCCAAGATGGACGTGAAGCTCCGCCTCGCCGGCGGCGGCTACATGGGCCAGGCCCAGGCCGCCCGCCTCGCCATCGCCCGCGCGCTCGTCGCCTACGACCCCAGCACCTTCGAGGCGCTCCGCGACGAGGGCTTCCTCACCCGCGACGCACGCAAGGTCGAGCGTAAGAAGTACGGCCAGGCCGGCGCCCGTCGTCGCTTCCAGTTCTCGAAGCGCTGA
- the rplM gene encoding 50S ribosomal protein L13 produces the protein MRQTTFITNKDQLTAGWHIVDADGQRLGRMASSVATVLMGKHKPSYTAHVDTGDFVVIVNADKVEMTGRKGEQRLKMRYSRYPGGLKAETYNQVRDRRPELLVEDAVRRMLPKGILGRQMLKKLKIYKGAEHPHQAQQPQPLEV, from the coding sequence ATGCGTCAGACCACATTCATCACGAACAAGGACCAGCTCACCGCGGGCTGGCACATCGTCGACGCCGACGGGCAGCGCCTCGGGCGCATGGCCTCCAGCGTCGCGACCGTCCTCATGGGCAAGCACAAGCCGTCCTACACCGCGCACGTGGACACGGGCGACTTCGTCGTCATCGTGAACGCCGACAAGGTGGAGATGACCGGGCGCAAGGGCGAGCAGCGTCTCAAGATGCGCTACAGCCGCTACCCCGGCGGGCTGAAGGCCGAGACCTACAACCAGGTCCGCGACCGTCGCCCCGAGCTGCTCGTCGAGGACGCCGTCCGACGCATGCTCCCCAAGGGCATCCTCGGGCGTCAGATGCTCAAGAAGCTCAAGATCTACAAGGGCGCCGAGCACCCCCACCAGGCGCAGCAGCCCCAGCCCCTCGAGGTCTGA
- a CDS encoding CPBP family intramembrane metalloprotease, translated as MPTDHERPTPFQHPTAQPESPLAGFDATKPLGVPRDPGTGLSRLVATLAALALIVGVVAMQRLGAEQSAATASVVETVPEPDLQVLLMGRMAMGVRWLSVTGGQPVGPNGVGVVSQLDELAKSSVRDRLRAAIIAGEILGADEALSRLDNASIAADEIDRDIILRAALPETDATERERRRDEVNLKRLPLLRADIAALRAIYSSDSAADAPLTPQQREALRDHHAWFADVAFAWNLPDAEPARSSVLSDGARTLVTLVSAFSVGVLALLAGFVLFIIALVRIMTRGFRRAYAPASPGGSVYLETLALFLMGFIVISLSAGALQRLTGADLSFALVWLLLLVPFWPLLRGQPWTHHRFALGWTSGRGVVREVGAGVVGYLACLPIFITGVLCTLVLSLVISQVQSMLGGDPDGSPMSHPIMDQLAGGSVVTLVVLLALAAIWAPLAEETVFRGAFYHHLRGARGVILASLLTGFVFAVIHPQGFAAVPALMSLGVSFALLREWRGSLIAPITAHALHNGFLVTMLWLALS; from the coding sequence ATGCCCACCGACCACGAGCGCCCGACCCCTTTCCAGCACCCAACCGCCCAGCCCGAGTCGCCCCTGGCCGGCTTCGACGCGACCAAACCCCTGGGCGTCCCTCGCGACCCCGGCACCGGGCTGTCGCGACTCGTCGCGACGCTGGCCGCCCTCGCGCTCATCGTGGGCGTGGTCGCGATGCAGCGCCTGGGGGCAGAGCAGAGCGCCGCGACGGCGTCGGTGGTCGAAACGGTGCCAGAGCCCGACCTGCAGGTGCTCCTGATGGGGCGCATGGCGATGGGCGTGCGCTGGCTCAGCGTCACGGGCGGGCAGCCCGTCGGGCCCAACGGCGTCGGCGTCGTGTCGCAGCTGGACGAGCTGGCGAAGTCGTCGGTGCGCGACCGGCTTCGGGCCGCGATCATCGCCGGCGAGATCCTCGGCGCGGACGAGGCCCTCTCGCGCCTCGACAACGCGTCGATCGCCGCCGACGAGATCGACCGGGACATCATCCTGCGCGCCGCGCTGCCCGAGACCGACGCGACCGAGCGCGAGCGCCGGCGCGACGAGGTCAACCTCAAGCGACTGCCCCTGCTGCGCGCCGACATCGCGGCGCTGCGCGCGATCTATTCGTCCGACTCCGCCGCCGATGCGCCCCTGACCCCCCAGCAGCGCGAGGCGCTGCGCGATCACCACGCGTGGTTCGCCGACGTCGCCTTCGCCTGGAACCTGCCCGATGCGGAGCCCGCGCGCTCGTCGGTGCTCTCCGACGGAGCGCGCACCCTTGTCACGCTCGTGAGCGCGTTCAGCGTGGGCGTGCTCGCGCTCCTCGCCGGGTTCGTGCTCTTCATCATCGCCCTCGTCAGGATCATGACCCGGGGATTCCGTCGCGCGTACGCGCCGGCGTCGCCGGGGGGCAGCGTGTACCTCGAGACGCTCGCGCTCTTTCTCATGGGGTTCATCGTCATCAGTCTCAGCGCGGGCGCGCTCCAGCGCCTCACCGGCGCGGACCTGTCCTTCGCGCTGGTCTGGCTGCTGCTGCTCGTGCCCTTCTGGCCGCTCCTGCGCGGGCAGCCCTGGACGCACCACCGCTTCGCGCTGGGCTGGACGAGCGGTCGCGGCGTCGTTCGCGAGGTCGGCGCGGGCGTCGTCGGGTATCTCGCATGCCTGCCCATCTTCATCACGGGCGTCCTGTGCACGCTCGTGCTCAGTCTCGTGATCTCGCAGGTCCAGTCCATGCTCGGGGGCGACCCCGATGGTTCGCCCATGAGCCACCCCATCATGGACCAGCTCGCCGGCGGATCGGTCGTCACGCTCGTCGTGCTGCTCGCGCTGGCCGCGATCTGGGCGCCGCTCGCCGAAGAGACCGTGTTCCGCGGCGCGTTCTACCACCACCTGCGCGGCGCCCGGGGCGTGATCCTCGCGTCGCTGCTGACGGGGTTCGTCTTCGCGGTGATCCACCCCCAGGGCTTCGCCGCCGTCCCGGCGCTGATGTCGCTGGGCGTCTCGTTCGCGCTGCTGCGCGAGTGGCGCGGCTCGCTGATCGCGCCCATCACGGCGCACGCGCTGCACAACGGCTTCCTCGTGACAATGCTCTGGCTGGCGCTGAGCTGA
- a CDS encoding DUF1569 domain-containing protein has translation MAAQKTPKELKAAPRRALRYDSLDDLSRDLDAIEAGHRAGTLVTSGNWTPGENLHHCAKTWLLSIDGFPPDAKPPAIVKFVVKTFFKKMAVSGKPAPIGIKFPKGLEDAFGPKIGASFDEGMSAMRAAVGRVRSGERFTHASPLFGPLTHDEWLRLQLGHCSMHLSFLHPEGLPR, from the coding sequence ATGGCGGCGCAGAAGACCCCGAAGGAACTCAAGGCGGCGCCTCGGCGGGCGCTGCGGTACGACTCCCTCGACGACCTCTCGCGCGACCTCGACGCCATCGAGGCCGGGCATCGCGCCGGCACGCTCGTCACCAGCGGCAACTGGACGCCCGGCGAGAACCTGCACCACTGCGCCAAGACCTGGCTGCTCTCGATCGACGGCTTCCCGCCCGACGCGAAGCCGCCCGCCATCGTGAAGTTTGTCGTCAAGACCTTCTTCAAGAAGATGGCGGTGTCGGGCAAGCCGGCGCCCATCGGGATCAAGTTCCCCAAGGGACTGGAAGACGCGTTCGGCCCGAAGATCGGCGCGTCGTTCGACGAGGGAATGAGCGCGATGCGCGCGGCGGTGGGGCGCGTCCGTTCGGGCGAGCGGTTCACCCACGCCAGCCCGCTCTTCGGCCCGCTGACGCACGACGAGTGGCTGCGACTGCAACTCGGGCACTGCTCGATGCACCTCAGCTTCCTGCACCCGGAGGGGTTGCCTCGCTGA